Proteins encoded in a region of the Phaenicophaeus curvirostris isolate KB17595 chromosome 1, BPBGC_Pcur_1.0, whole genome shotgun sequence genome:
- the COMMD6 gene encoding COMM domain-containing protein 6 isoform X1: MAGGAAAPRALVALDADGAADKINLMPQDFFAELCEQIIQHLNHKFPGVNTAELCQRMQTSGIEINVGDLEKIANIISFLFSTAARNGLSTEELVTTLGNAVSTLPKHAVQVIRHVWNERGKSISVSEDARSMATVGQFVDIKWKLGVAVSSDSCRSLKYPYVTVMLKVVDPSGQITDKSFEMTIPQFQNFFRQFKEMAAVLETV, from the exons ATGGCCGGTGGGGCGGCAGCGCCGCGGGCGCTGGTGGCGCTGG atgcTGATGGTGCAGCAGATAAGATTAATTTAATGCCTCAAGACTTTTTTGCAGAACTG tgtGAGCAAATAATTCAGCATCTGAACCATAAGTTCCCAGGTGTAAATACAGCTGAACTATGTCAG AGAATGCAGACATCTGGGATTGAGATTAATGTTGGTGATCTGGAAAAAATAGCTaacattatttcctttctgtttag CACAGCAGCCAGAAACGGTCTCTCTACAGAAGAACTTGTCACCACCTTGGGCAATGCAGTCAGCACTCTGCCAAAACATGCTGTTCAAGTTATTCGTCACGTATGGAATGAACGGGGCAAATCTATTAGTGTATCAGAAGATGCAAGAAGTATGGCCACAGTGGGGCAG TTTGTTGATATTAAATGGAAACTGGGTGTTGCAGTGAGCTCCGACTCCTGCAGGTCTCTGAAGTATCCTTATGTTACAGTGATGCTAAAAGTGGTGGACCCGTCAGGACAAATAACAGACAAATCTTTTGAAATGACGATCCCACAGTTCCAG AACTTCTTCAGACAGTTCAAAGAAATGGCGGCTGTTCTTGAAACAGTTTGA
- the COMMD6 gene encoding COMM domain-containing protein 6 isoform X2, with translation MPQDFFAELCEQIIQHLNHKFPGVNTAELCQRMQTSGIEINVGDLEKIANIISFLFSTAARNGLSTEELVTTLGNAVSTLPKHAVQVIRHVWNERGKSISVSEDARSMATVGQFVDIKWKLGVAVSSDSCRSLKYPYVTVMLKVVDPSGQITDKSFEMTIPQFQNFFRQFKEMAAVLETV, from the exons ATGCCTCAAGACTTTTTTGCAGAACTG tgtGAGCAAATAATTCAGCATCTGAACCATAAGTTCCCAGGTGTAAATACAGCTGAACTATGTCAG AGAATGCAGACATCTGGGATTGAGATTAATGTTGGTGATCTGGAAAAAATAGCTaacattatttcctttctgtttag CACAGCAGCCAGAAACGGTCTCTCTACAGAAGAACTTGTCACCACCTTGGGCAATGCAGTCAGCACTCTGCCAAAACATGCTGTTCAAGTTATTCGTCACGTATGGAATGAACGGGGCAAATCTATTAGTGTATCAGAAGATGCAAGAAGTATGGCCACAGTGGGGCAG TTTGTTGATATTAAATGGAAACTGGGTGTTGCAGTGAGCTCCGACTCCTGCAGGTCTCTGAAGTATCCTTATGTTACAGTGATGCTAAAAGTGGTGGACCCGTCAGGACAAATAACAGACAAATCTTTTGAAATGACGATCCCACAGTTCCAG AACTTCTTCAGACAGTTCAAAGAAATGGCGGCTGTTCTTGAAACAGTTTGA